In Lycium ferocissimum isolate CSIRO_LF1 chromosome 7, AGI_CSIRO_Lferr_CH_V1, whole genome shotgun sequence, the sequence AGTGTAAATCTAACTGCTAAAAGGATTCTGCTTTCTTCAGCTATCTTCAATCTGCGAATATTCATATAGTAAATATTTTCGGGTTTCTTGATGTTCTGTCTGTTACGCCGTGCTTTCTCCACTTCACTGGCCTGGAAGAAATTTTAAGTTTGCTTGACAGCAATAAAGACATTGGTTATTGCTACAAGTAGAGTTTGTGTCTTAAGTCGTATATCCTTCAGGAAAGATCTGCAAATCCTAGAATGACGGATCGACCAAGTTTTTGGCCTCGAGGAGTGGTGAGAAGCACGAAACTTTAATCAATCAAATGGCAAAGTATTAGGGTAGGAAGATTGCTTCCGTTACTCGACCAGAAAGATCCAAATTCTTCTTTGGGTGCTTCAATTGTGGTATAGGTAGAATGAGCTAGTATTGAAAACTCTTCTGTATAAGGTTTGAAATGGTACTTTCTCTTTAGTAATAGTAAGTTAAGAAGCCGTACTTATATGTTGGCAAAAGTTTGGTGTCTCCATTTTTGGGTAGTGTTAAATGGATATGCTTTTTCCATTGTCTTTAGAACTCACTACACCTCCTAGCCTCTATGTTATCAAACTCCTTAGGAATTGGTAGTTTTTATTTCTGTTCAGATTATTGATCTGGATTTCtgtgctctctctctcttgctCAATTCTGATGGTTTTTCTGAAATTGTGCTTTCCTTTTGTCCTTACAGAGATAGGCCTGACAGGCACCAAGCTAGGTTGCGGTGAAGGTGGCTGTGGGGCGTGCACTGTCATGGTTTCTTATTTTGATCAGAATTTGAAGAAATGTGTGTGAGTCTCTTTCCATCTATGTCTCTATTAAGTCTGTGTTATCCCTTCTTTTGGGCGCGGGCGTGGGCATGCATGATTAAGTGGGTAGCAATGATTTCTGTAACTGCTTGCATTTGTGTAGGTTACAATTTGTGCTGGTTTTCTTGTTTATCATCCTTTTAGAAACTAGTACATTTTCATTCTTGTAAACTGACATTATGTCTGTTTAAAATTCTAAAGAAGGCTGATAGGTGTCGAGATGATACCAGAAGCCCTCCTCTTAGCCCTACAAAATAGCTGCTggataataaaaatgaaataaattttaGTAGATTTTGTTTCTCGTCAATTGATTTTAGTATCCTTCAAAGAATGAAGCAAGCTTTTGTAGAACTGGACGGGTGAAAAGTAGACACACTTTAGTATTCTGTAATTTCTCAAGCAAACTAAACTGTTACAGATTGTGGACCTCTTGGTTTGGCCTCACCTTATACTACATTAACCTAGAAGTCTGTCTGAAAGTCGCATGAAAAATGGATAAAGCTTTCTTGTTTCTCACGATTACTATGTAAGGCGTTGACTTGTACATAAACCTCCTGCCCAAAAGAAAATAcccaccacaaaaaaaaaaaaaaaaaaaaaaggcaaaagaaagagGCCTTTACTACCAAAACCTGAAACGACCAATTATGTGCAAGATAATTAGTCTTCAGTCTGCAAGATATATAGTCTTCAGTCTGGTATCCAGGACCACGAGCTTATTGTAACAATATTAGTACTTTGGAATTTGATACCATTTCTTCCTCTGCTAAAAGTTCTCGGAGTGGAATGCGAGTCTCCGACGAATGTAGATGACTTATAGAGTAAGAAAAAGTAGTGGGGAATATGGATAGTTAAGAGGTAAAAatccataataataatattattagcAATAATTTGGTAAATGTGAAGTTTGCTTGATTTGATTGGCCCCCGGTGCATTCCTCCAATTTCAGTTAGTATATGACTATTAAAGTTTCCATAAATCATATTCAGTTTGTAAAGTTATATTTTCTTTATAGGCACCATGCAGTAAATGCTTGCTTGGCTCCTCTATATTCTGTGGAAGGAATGCATGTCATCACAGTAGAAGGAATTGGGAACCGTAAAGCTGGATTGCATCCAATTCAGGTACATTAATTGGTCTCACATGTCCcctgaatttagcatgttttttcAACATTATTTGTTACTGCAAATAGTACCTtttatggatgatgatgtatgCAACATTTTTATAACTCCTCTGCTTTGTCCACTACATTCTAAAGGAATCATTGGCTCGCTCGCATGGTTCACAATGTGGGTTCTGCACTCCTGGTTTCGTCATGTCCATGTATGCATTACTACGATCATCTAAAGAACCCCCTACAGaagagcaaattgaagaaagcCTTGCAGGAAATTTATGTCGATGTACTGGTTACAGGCCAATTGTTGACGCGTTTCGAGTATTCGCAAAAACTAATAATGCTTTATACGCCAACACATCTTTACAAGGAATTACTACTGGTGAATTTATCTGTCCTTCCACGGGTAAGCGATGTTCATGTGGGCCGAAGGCTGGAAATAGTGAAGAAACCATCAAACAAAATTTAAGCAATGATTGTGGCTGGAGGCCAATTTCTTACAATGAGACCGATGGAACCGCGTATACCAGCAAAGAACTTATTTTCCCTCCTGAACTTTTATTGAGGAAATTGACTTATTTAAGTTTGAGTGGATCAAATGGACTAAAGTGGTATAGGCCCTTAAAACTTCAACATCTGCTGGATTTAAAAGCAAGATTTCCAGATGCCCGGTTAGTTGTTGGAAACTCAGAGGTGGGAATTGAAGTCAGGCTTAAAGGTATTCGCTGCCCTATATTAATATCTGTTGCACATGTTCCTGAACTTAACCATATAAGAGTTGAGGATGATGGCTTAGAAATAGGTGCTGGAGTTAAATTGTCACAGCTTGTGAATGTATTAAAGAAGGTAAGAAACGACCGCCCTgagtatgaaacatcatcatgtcgAGCTCTCATCGAGCAGATAAAGTGGTTTGCTGGAACACAAATACGAAACGTTGCGTCAGTTGGTGGGAATATCTGCACTGCAAGCCCAATATCAGATTTGAACCCTCTTTGGATGGCAACAGGAGCAAAGTTTCGAATAATTGACTGCAAAGGAAATGTCAGAACATGTCTAGCAAAAAATTTCTTCCAGGGCTATCGTAAAGTGGATCTGAGAAGTAGTGAAATTTTGCTGTCAGTATCATTGCCTTGGAATAGGCCGTTCGAGTTTGTGAAAGAATTTAAGCAATCTCATAGGAGAGATGATGATATCGCCATCGTCAATGCTGGGATGCGTGTCTGCCTAGAagagaaggacaagaaatgggtAGTTTCAGATGCTTTGATTGTATATGGTGGGATTGCTCCACTTTCATTTGCTGCATCAAAAACTAGTGACTTCTTAATCGGGAAAAGTTGGAATAAAGAGCTGTTGCAGGgtgctttgaaaattttgggGGAGGAAATTGTGCTGAAAGAAGATGCACCTGGTGGGATGGTTGAATTTCGAAAATCATTAACGTTTagtttcttcttcaaatatttcttatGGGTTTGTCATCAAATGGATGGACAACCATCATTTCTTGAGAAAGTTCCAGCTTCACATGTTTCAGCTGTAGATTCATCTCTTCGACCATCCGTTAGTTCAATTCAGGATTTTGAGATCAGGAAGCATGGTACTTCTGTGGGTTCCCCTGAGGTTCATATTTCATCAAGGCTTCAGGTAACAACATTCATAGCTTGAAAATTATGCAATATTTATTGATGTCTATTCCAGAACCGTTTAGATTTAGATGATAACTGCATAAAATTCTAGATTGCATGTGGACAGACAAGAAGAAACAGCTAAATGTTTAAAGACTTCTTGACCTCCTAGACTGGCACTATTTCTTACGCCATAATTTATGTACGGCCTGGAATGACCTTTGTGCTAATGGCGTTCATGACAGTAGCTATTATTTTACCTCCGCAACTCTGATGAAGAACAAGCACTTAAAAGATTCATTTGTTGTTGGTTTGTGAAAAAGTGAATTTTCGTTTTTTAGTTTCTTGCTGCTCTTCCTCTCTTGTTGCATGTATTGTGATTGCATCTGTACTAACAGCATAGGGGACATGGTGTCACGTTCTTTTTCTCCAGTTTATCTATTTTCTGGCTTGTGCAGGAGCATATTTTTAGTATTAAGCAACATTGGTTCCCTTAAAATTCTTGGATCTAATAACTAAATGGATTGCTATATTGCTTTATTATTAATTTCCGATCAATAACATTGCTTCTAATTTTGCTTTGGTACTCTTTCTTTTGAGAGGGAAACTTCTTCTATGATTCCGAAGTCTATAGTGTACAGCTCTGTCTATGCATAGGAAATTGTAGCTTTTGATAGTGTGAGGCCATTTTGAGCTGGCATTCTGATGAAATATTTGTCCTTTTATTGGCTCTGTTTGGTCAGAATTGCTACTTATGTCTTCGCTGGTAAACTTAACCTTTTACAGGTTTCTGGAGAGGCAGAATATACTGATGATGCGCCAATGCCACCCAATAGTTTGCATGCTGCTCTGATATTGAGTAAAAAACCTCATGCTCGTATACTTTCAATAGATGATTCGGGAGCCAGGTCCTCTCCTGGATTTGCAGGATTTTTTTCGGCTAAAGATGTACCTGGTAAGAATATGATTGGAGCAGTTATTGCTGATGAGGAACTTTTTGCCACGGAGTTTGTCACTTGTGTGGGTCAGGTATGATGCTGTACTCTGAGATGTTCTCTCCATGCACAAATTTATCTGTACACTAATATTAGGTTAATATTCAGAATAAACTGTTTTCTCTTGCAATGTTAAGTTGGGGGTGGACTTGTAAGATTTAGATTTGGGAATGGCTTTATAGTTTCAACTATTTTCTCATAGCTACCTATTACTGTCTGCGTGAATATTTGTAGGTTATCGGGGTGGTTGTAGCTGACACACATGAAAATGCAAAACTTGCTGCTAGAAAGGTTTATGTTGAGTATGAGGAGCTACCTGCAGTTTTATCAATAGAGGATGCTATACAGGCTAACAGTTATCATCCTAATACAGAAAGGTGTATGACGAAAGGTGATGTTGAACAGTGTTTCCAGTCAGGTCAATGTGACAATATTATAGAAGGAGAAGTTAGGGTAGGTGGTCAAGAACATTTCTATTTGGAGCCTCATGGCACTTTATTATGGACAGTGGATAGTGGGAATGAGGTGCACATGATCTCATCTACCCAGGTACTTCAACATAAATCTACTCATTCTCTCTTTGTTTCTCAAGTATATCTAGGTTTATAGGGTATTAACTGTGGGGTcgtattttgtttttttcttcctttccccaCCATAACACTCGCGGTTTACTCGTTCGGATGTAAGTGTTAATAATCCTAAAAAAAAGTGGTAATATGAAAGTGCTAGCTATCTGCCATTGAGTTGCCAAAGCCTTTTTTCTATCATGAAACTCAATTTCAGTTAATAAGTTGCTCTTATGCCCAAAGAGCCATTGATATTAAAGCTTGTTAAAAAAAGTATATCCTGCATGTTTTTGCCATACTTGAAAGTCTCAGATGGCACATATTTGAAGAGAAGTTATTTTATATGCTTATGCTGTGATTACTGTTTTTAAATTTGAGGCAAAGTCAAAAAGGTTTGAAACAAAAACCTAGCTTTAACTAGAAATAGCATAGCTGGCCTACTAAAATTCCTAGCTTTGCTCTATATACTCTTGCTTTTCGGACTCACATGATATATATGTGATCAAACATAGTCATCTAAGTTTGGCGTCAGTTTAGAAATAAGCATGAGTTGTTCTTGTTGATTTTGGTTTTAGATAGTTACTGGTTTCTTAGATGTCATTATTATGCTGTTAGATGGGTTTGGTTCGAAATGTGAATTAGGTTAATATCCAGCTTAAGATGCTACATCTTTGTAATTTACTTGTTCAGAAAGGGGGAATAACTTTGCTACAAATTTTGGTGTCTCGATCATTGTCTATCTTGCAGGCTCCTCAGAAGCACCAGAAGTATGTCTCTTACGTTCTTGGTCTTCCGATGGCAAAAGTGGTTTGCAAGACAAAAAGGATAGGTGGTGGTTTTGGAGGCAAGGAGACTAGGTCTGCTATGCTTGCTGCTGCAGTGGCTGTTCCATCATACCTGTTGGATCGTCCAGTGAAAATTATTCTGGATAGGGATATAGACATGATGATAATGGGACAGCGACATAGTTTTCTTGGGAAGTACAAGGTAAATAGATGAGTTTGTGATCATGTTGCACAGAGCTAGACTCATTCTATGTGACATTTGTATGGCTTGGGAAAGCTTGTTTAAATCATTCACTTATGCGGTATTTATTGCTCAAGCGCTTGTAGGAAACACATGATATTGTAgtttaaatttgaattagtGTAAACTAGTATCTGATGAACAAATTTTGTTATTTGAGTGTGTCAAACCTTTTGGGATGTGTTGAAATGGTAGATGTTTTATAAATATTGTGATGAACGGATATGTACGCTTTCTGATTTACTGAAAGACATGGAATTGTTGGGCTGCATAGACAGGTAAGAACTTTTTAGGTATTAATTGCATTGGATTTTGCAGTATAGAAATaacaattggaaaaaaattgatccATTGAGGCTACGAATTCGTCAAGTTCTTTCCCAGCATGTTGTGCTATTTTTGTTACATGGGACCAATCAGTATAATACTTGCTAGATATAGATTATTGGACTATATAGTCTTCCTCAAGTGGAAGATAATAGAAGGGGCAATATATGGTTTTATTCGTTTTCCTAATGTCTTTGGTAGGCATTGCTTTGCGTCATTTTCTGTTTGGATTTCAATTAGCATTTTCTTTTGAATGTGGAGAAGCAATGTTAATGTTTTCTATTATTGTTAGGTTGGTTTTACAAATGCCGGGAAAGTGCTTGCCTTGGATCTTCATATCTACAACAATGCTGGAAATTCATTAGACCTATCACTCGCTGTACTTGAACGTTCTATGTTCCACTCGCACAATGTCTATGAAATACCAAATGTGAGGATTAATGGAAAAGCATGCTTCACTAATTTTCCTAGTAATACAGCTTTTAGAGGATTTGGAGGCCCACAGGGTATGCTAATTGCTGAGAATTGGATAGAGAGGATTGCCGTGGAAGTTAACAAAAGCCCAGAAGAAATAAGGGTATACCTTGTGCTTCTGATGATTGTCTGAATAATCTTTCTTCATATGTGATG encodes:
- the LOC132065739 gene encoding xanthine dehydrogenase 1-like; the encoded protein is MGSLMKESEIERVSDESKEAILYVNGIRRVLPDGLAHLTLLEYLREIGLTGTKLGCGEGGCGACTVMVSYFDQNLKKCVHHAVNACLAPLYSVEGMHVITVEGIGNRKAGLHPIQESLARSHGSQCGFCTPGFVMSMYALLRSSKEPPTEEQIEESLAGNLCRCTGYRPIVDAFRVFAKTNNALYANTSLQGITTGEFICPSTGKRCSCGPKAGNSEETIKQNLSNDCGWRPISYNETDGTAYTSKELIFPPELLLRKLTYLSLSGSNGLKWYRPLKLQHLLDLKARFPDARLVVGNSEVGIEVRLKGIRCPILISVAHVPELNHIRVEDDGLEIGAGVKLSQLVNVLKKVRNDRPEYETSSCRALIEQIKWFAGTQIRNVASVGGNICTASPISDLNPLWMATGAKFRIIDCKGNVRTCLAKNFFQGYRKVDLRSSEILLSVSLPWNRPFEFVKEFKQSHRRDDDIAIVNAGMRVCLEEKDKKWVVSDALIVYGGIAPLSFAASKTSDFLIGKSWNKELLQGALKILGEEIVLKEDAPGGMVEFRKSLTFSFFFKYFLWVCHQMDGQPSFLEKVPASHVSAVDSSLRPSVSSIQDFEIRKHGTSVGSPEVHISSRLQVSGEAEYTDDAPMPPNSLHAALILSKKPHARILSIDDSGARSSPGFAGFFSAKDVPGKNMIGAVIADEELFATEFVTCVGQVIGVVVADTHENAKLAARKVYVEYEELPAVLSIEDAIQANSYHPNTERCMTKGDVEQCFQSGQCDNIIEGEVRVGGQEHFYLEPHGTLLWTVDSGNEVHMISSTQAPQKHQKYVSYVLGLPMAKVVCKTKRIGGGFGGKETRSAMLAAAVAVPSYLLDRPVKIILDRDIDMMIMGQRHSFLGKYKVGFTNAGKVLALDLHIYNNAGNSLDLSLAVLERSMFHSHNVYEIPNVRINGKACFTNFPSNTAFRGFGGPQGMLIAENWIERIAVEVNKSPEEIREMNFISEGSVLHFGQKVEDCTLGRLWNELKSSCEFINAQNEIENFNHHNRWKKRGIAMVPTKFGIAFTFKSMNQAGALVQVYTDGTVLVTHGGVEMGQGLHTKVAQIAASSFNIPLSAVFISETSTDKVPNSSPTAASASSDMYGAAVLDACEQIKARMEPIASKSNFSSLAELANACHLERIDLSAHGFFITPDIGFDWSTGKGNPFRYFTYGAAFAEVEIDTLTGDFHTRRADVLLDLGFSLNPAIDVGQIEGAFVQGLGWVALEELKWGDKAHKWIPPGCLFTCGPGNYKLPSLNDVPFKFNVSLLKNAPNTRAIHSSKAVGEPPFFLASAVFFAIKNAIKSARTEAGYSDWFPLDNPATPERIRMACSDEFTRLLVDSDFRPKLSV